In a genomic window of Corynebacterium coyleae:
- a CDS encoding GNAT family N-acetyltransferase, producing the protein MATDGVLQPPRKLVKADDRSSFHCGEVSLDVWFRRYAMQNQRAHNCVVYVSKWNDRVAGYYAVCTGGMVAGAAPEAFAKGRPDPIPVLILARLAVDVNAQGKGVGKALLRDALARCFTVAGEIGAAAVVVHALDEDAKRFYMQYAEFQEMPEQPLHLLLPIRGIKQFMTQPATP; encoded by the coding sequence TTGGCGACTGACGGTGTGCTTCAGCCGCCTCGGAAACTTGTTAAGGCGGATGATCGCTCGAGTTTTCATTGTGGGGAGGTGTCGCTCGATGTGTGGTTTCGCCGCTACGCCATGCAGAATCAACGGGCACACAACTGTGTTGTTTACGTTTCCAAGTGGAATGACCGCGTCGCTGGGTACTATGCGGTCTGTACGGGTGGGATGGTTGCTGGAGCCGCGCCAGAAGCGTTTGCCAAGGGGCGTCCCGATCCGATTCCAGTGTTAATTCTCGCGCGGTTGGCGGTAGACGTGAATGCGCAGGGGAAAGGAGTTGGGAAAGCGCTGCTGAGAGACGCTCTAGCGCGGTGCTTTACTGTGGCTGGAGAAATTGGAGCCGCGGCAGTGGTTGTACACGCGTTGGATGAAGACGCGAAACGGTTCTACATGCAGTACGCAGAATTTCAGGAGATGCCGGAGCAACCGTTACATCTCTTGCTACCGATTCGAGGCATCAAACAGTTTATGACCCAGCCCGCAACCCCCTAA
- a CDS encoding DUF1778 domain-containing protein, which translates to MAVKDRRLNLRTSAHQEEFFRRAAEVTNTSVSQFVLDSAVERALMVLADQRLFVLGEEGFSRVEELLDQPADFSKLGKLFAEETPFGKEFQFGD; encoded by the coding sequence ATGGCAGTCAAAGACCGGCGCTTGAACTTGCGTACATCCGCACACCAAGAGGAGTTTTTCCGCAGGGCCGCTGAGGTGACAAACACTTCGGTGTCACAGTTTGTGCTCGACAGTGCCGTGGAGCGTGCATTGATGGTGCTTGCTGATCAGCGGCTTTTTGTGTTGGGGGAAGAAGGTTTCTCTCGTGTTGAGGAACTTCTCGACCAGCCGGCCGACTTCTCTAAGCTTGGCAAACTTTTCGCTGAGGAGACTCCATTTGGCAAGGAGTTTCAATTTGGCGACTGA
- a CDS encoding ImmA/IrrE family metallo-endopeptidase, producing the protein MTDAVKQARKIAQRMALVRELAELSIAETTKGSPISPARLVAIESGDDLPRSLDIAVVAESTGLPIGWFLEERPQLVASRKPAPERGVSPAFDLALERLSVHVEQLVSEGIIAPAVHEGFRLDEDHDVIARRAAEVRDWTDAGDEPIRDLSAFCERVGLLVFAQSFLGSPFEGAVTEIERKPGDEFGIALVDKCAGLLRSRFTLAHELGHWVYRTSFETGCGHGAVERAMNSFAAHLLMSRSFVERMEAKHADSRALAMAVSSQCGVSWSATLGHLANLGVITSATYAFEMERKPDSHEFQNAGFAIPMVKELDVVPPLYRSAVLNAYQQRKLTTGKTLEVLFGSVAQEQLPERIPPRGRKAS; encoded by the coding sequence ATGACTGATGCTGTTAAGCAGGCGAGGAAGATCGCGCAACGTATGGCGTTGGTGCGAGAACTTGCAGAACTTAGCATCGCCGAGACAACTAAGGGATCGCCGATCTCGCCCGCGCGGCTAGTCGCGATTGAATCCGGTGATGATTTACCTCGGTCGCTCGATATCGCAGTGGTCGCGGAATCGACAGGACTGCCAATTGGATGGTTCCTGGAGGAACGGCCACAACTCGTTGCTAGCCGGAAGCCGGCACCAGAGAGAGGCGTCTCTCCGGCATTCGATCTTGCGCTTGAACGGTTGTCGGTACACGTCGAACAACTGGTAAGCGAAGGCATTATCGCACCCGCAGTACACGAGGGTTTTCGGTTGGACGAGGACCATGACGTCATCGCGCGCCGAGCGGCAGAGGTGCGGGACTGGACAGACGCAGGCGATGAGCCGATTAGGGATCTCTCTGCGTTCTGTGAGCGCGTCGGTTTACTTGTGTTTGCCCAGTCCTTCCTTGGTTCTCCGTTTGAAGGGGCGGTAACTGAGATTGAACGCAAACCAGGTGATGAGTTTGGTATTGCCCTGGTGGATAAGTGTGCTGGGCTTCTCCGGTCCAGGTTTACGCTTGCACACGAGCTTGGGCACTGGGTGTATCGCACGTCTTTTGAAACTGGTTGCGGACACGGAGCTGTCGAACGCGCTATGAATTCGTTCGCTGCGCATCTGCTGATGTCGCGTTCCTTTGTAGAACGGATGGAGGCCAAACACGCAGACAGTAGAGCGCTCGCGATGGCGGTTTCTTCTCAGTGCGGTGTGAGTTGGAGCGCCACGCTTGGGCATCTTGCAAACCTCGGTGTTATCACCAGCGCAACCTATGCGTTTGAGATGGAACGCAAACCCGACAGTCATGAGTTTCAAAACGCTGGTTTTGCAATCCCGATGGTTAAAGAACTGGATGTAGTTCCTCCTCTGTATCGCAGTGCAGTGCTCAACGCGTATCAACAGCGGAAGCTCACGACAGGTAAAACTCTGGAAGTGCTATTCGGGTCAGTCGCTCAGGAGCAGCTGCCGGAGAGGATTCCACCGCGAGGGAGAAAAGCCTCGTGA
- a CDS encoding LPXTG cell wall anchor domain-containing protein, producing MRNIMKPAATASSRTRRSVRGVAAVVASLALAAGLGSYPVDAQEPVASTTTSTAAGTTVPETKESTTASTASSASSSTTKPVVVEPNSVTVERSGNIDHITIRDTDDNPWDSGRKASDEYIWGVKRTGEGDITRIVSVTADGKELDSQYFGYVNGEGFDVIGIDEDAFWSIPPMKLEIEVETTKAGNYTIAEPEEVPTARELSETGYGRTDQAAATVRPEGVGMARAAAETVWSEEVQLNSEIVGTEKQRFNNIGTDPYFEVRPTGQLENQVGPDIRITRIVVRNTEENSRKADDEAVVLKNDGVDGEHYFKSPTQVRDSRNRIKGFEAVFFNPETGDSPVPEEWIIHSGQDSLKIGVDGVDGWDRNLDTLRSRYVVEVYGSFRIPTEPTPPETSPTETSPTEDETPSIDDETKRFVMEGQGGIRLSPAKTTGENPYESTTTVDGKSTFSKAVVRISAPNSIFAIEGYTFNLDKTEPGTSFERVVKSISGDYVEYEVYPVQNGKRVDSVEVPSGAKFTMTSKFSDDPQSVDVVATIHGTSLTEKPVPDLPPTNPDGSDWMNDQIPNPEMVKKCGLKIAIVADLSLSLQNAVGNVDGFEGSRDAATAMVNALKDAPGTQVGIYNFATKAGTKGTTGKKPVDVAVNGEVNPKITSAINEWKKENAGNATNWEAGLKQVQGSGYDIVYFITDGMPTYDNDGWQNYDRDPNKALLPNAGAFVQATSLNRAILAANELKREGTRIVPVMVDLTLGNNNTVTQDYILKDLLSTRAYEKGGRNGDYLIDLEGEYAAYEGWESAAYAKGNGTNSWDLIVNAETAINTKKGSDGLMDIVNTKRKKVTDQEHLWTYGTRTVKEMGEDISGTGSTVHINEYSQLAGQLEKIANEINQLCKGRIIVQKQIVDANGKVLTDGAKDWEFSVMANSSIIDAGNNDLVYADSKKTAKEEGADKPQASWNLVTDKPATATITEYQQDGYKLYQRGEKNDKKNAVCTQYLNGEESSLEVQNAGATGFRVPVNTSGDDVATVFCVVANTKTDQPKFGLQVKKVDLDNRSNTLSDAKFEVREVAAAEGKDPQTWNLEPGTERGTYTLDAVLEPGKEYDLVEVKAPTQDDGVVYSLLTAPVRFRGTVQDQGVAVEYESDGKWVSDISTQGVWSVVSDKQTAYLEVANVRQGDLPKTGGAGLQLPILLGGALIAAGALVGRRRVAA from the coding sequence ATGCGAAACATTATGAAGCCTGCAGCCACTGCGAGCTCGCGCACCCGTCGCTCCGTTCGTGGAGTCGCTGCCGTGGTCGCCTCGTTGGCGCTCGCCGCCGGCCTCGGCTCCTACCCAGTCGACGCGCAGGAACCGGTTGCTTCTACAACTACGAGCACCGCGGCTGGTACTACGGTGCCAGAGACGAAGGAGTCGACGACTGCTTCGACTGCATCCTCGGCATCTTCATCTACGACGAAACCGGTTGTGGTTGAGCCGAATTCAGTGACGGTCGAGCGTTCCGGAAACATCGACCACATCACCATTCGCGACACCGACGACAACCCATGGGACTCCGGGCGTAAGGCCTCCGACGAGTACATCTGGGGTGTGAAGCGCACCGGCGAGGGCGACATCACCCGCATCGTGAGCGTCACCGCTGACGGCAAGGAGCTGGACTCCCAGTACTTCGGCTATGTTAACGGCGAGGGTTTCGACGTCATCGGTATCGACGAAGACGCGTTCTGGTCCATCCCGCCGATGAAGCTGGAGATCGAGGTCGAGACCACCAAAGCTGGCAACTACACGATCGCTGAGCCGGAGGAAGTCCCGACCGCGCGCGAACTTTCGGAAACTGGTTACGGCCGCACCGACCAGGCTGCCGCCACGGTGAGGCCGGAGGGCGTTGGGATGGCACGTGCTGCGGCTGAGACCGTCTGGTCCGAGGAAGTGCAGCTCAACTCCGAGATTGTTGGCACGGAAAAGCAGCGCTTTAACAACATTGGCACGGACCCTTACTTCGAAGTTCGTCCAACCGGTCAGTTGGAGAATCAAGTCGGTCCGGACATCAGAATCACGCGCATTGTGGTTCGCAACACCGAGGAAAACAGTCGTAAGGCTGACGATGAGGCAGTCGTCCTCAAAAACGATGGTGTCGACGGGGAGCACTATTTCAAAAGCCCCACGCAAGTAAGGGACAGCCGGAATCGAATTAAAGGCTTCGAGGCAGTTTTCTTCAATCCGGAAACTGGAGACTCGCCGGTCCCCGAGGAGTGGATCATCCATTCGGGTCAAGACAGTCTGAAAATCGGTGTTGATGGGGTTGACGGATGGGACCGCAACCTCGATACACTCCGGAGTCGCTACGTAGTTGAGGTCTACGGTTCCTTCAGGATTCCGACGGAACCCACTCCGCCGGAGACATCCCCGACGGAGACCTCCCCGACGGAGGATGAGACTCCGTCTATCGACGATGAGACGAAGCGATTCGTTATGGAAGGACAGGGTGGAATTCGTTTGAGCCCAGCGAAAACCACCGGCGAGAACCCTTACGAATCCACCACGACCGTCGATGGGAAATCGACGTTCTCTAAGGCAGTTGTCCGTATCAGTGCACCGAACAGTATTTTCGCGATCGAGGGCTACACTTTCAATTTGGATAAGACTGAGCCAGGGACGTCTTTTGAACGTGTAGTGAAGAGTATTTCGGGGGACTACGTCGAGTACGAGGTCTACCCAGTACAGAATGGGAAACGGGTCGATTCCGTCGAGGTGCCGAGTGGTGCAAAGTTCACCATGACCTCCAAGTTCAGCGACGACCCGCAGAGCGTCGATGTCGTGGCGACGATTCACGGTACGTCCCTTACCGAGAAACCAGTCCCTGACCTCCCACCTACCAACCCTGACGGATCGGATTGGATGAACGACCAAATTCCGAACCCGGAAATGGTGAAGAAATGCGGTTTGAAGATCGCAATCGTGGCTGACCTCTCGCTCTCATTGCAGAATGCGGTTGGCAACGTCGACGGTTTCGAGGGAAGTCGTGACGCGGCTACGGCAATGGTCAATGCGTTGAAGGATGCGCCAGGAACCCAAGTTGGTATCTATAACTTTGCGACCAAGGCCGGTACTAAAGGAACCACAGGGAAAAAACCAGTAGATGTAGCAGTTAACGGGGAAGTAAACCCCAAAATCACCAGCGCAATCAACGAGTGGAAGAAGGAAAACGCCGGTAATGCGACAAACTGGGAGGCTGGTTTGAAGCAGGTGCAGGGGTCTGGTTACGACATCGTGTACTTCATCACAGACGGTATGCCGACATACGATAACGATGGTTGGCAAAACTATGACCGGGACCCCAACAAGGCTTTGCTTCCTAACGCTGGTGCATTCGTGCAGGCTACTTCTTTGAACCGGGCGATCCTTGCAGCTAATGAATTGAAGCGGGAGGGCACGAGGATCGTGCCGGTCATGGTGGATCTCACGCTCGGGAACAACAACACCGTTACGCAGGATTATATCCTCAAAGACTTGCTAAGCACCCGGGCTTATGAAAAGGGCGGAAGAAACGGCGATTACCTCATTGATCTCGAGGGGGAGTATGCCGCCTACGAGGGATGGGAGAGTGCCGCCTATGCGAAAGGCAACGGTACAAATTCGTGGGATCTAATTGTTAACGCTGAAACCGCTATCAACACGAAAAAAGGCAGCGATGGGCTGATGGACATTGTTAACACGAAAAGGAAGAAGGTTACCGACCAAGAGCATCTCTGGACGTACGGCACCCGCACCGTAAAGGAAATGGGTGAGGATATCTCCGGAACGGGTAGCACGGTTCACATCAACGAGTATTCTCAGCTTGCCGGTCAGCTTGAAAAAATCGCGAACGAGATTAATCAACTTTGCAAGGGGCGGATTATCGTCCAAAAGCAGATCGTCGACGCCAACGGCAAGGTGCTCACCGACGGTGCGAAGGACTGGGAGTTTTCGGTGATGGCGAACAGTTCGATTATCGATGCGGGCAATAATGACTTGGTCTATGCGGATTCCAAGAAAACCGCCAAAGAGGAAGGTGCGGACAAACCGCAGGCTTCCTGGAACCTGGTCACCGACAAGCCGGCTACGGCAACGATTACTGAGTACCAGCAAGATGGCTACAAGCTATATCAGCGTGGTGAGAAGAACGATAAGAAGAATGCTGTGTGTACGCAGTATCTCAACGGTGAGGAGTCCTCTCTGGAAGTTCAGAACGCGGGCGCGACGGGCTTCAGAGTTCCGGTGAACACCAGTGGTGACGACGTTGCAACGGTTTTCTGCGTCGTCGCGAACACTAAGACTGACCAGCCGAAGTTCGGTCTCCAGGTGAAGAAAGTTGATCTGGACAACCGCAGCAACACACTATCGGATGCGAAGTTCGAAGTCCGCGAGGTTGCCGCAGCCGAAGGCAAGGACCCCCAGACGTGGAACCTCGAACCAGGTACCGAACGCGGCACGTACACCCTTGACGCGGTGCTTGAGCCAGGCAAGGAGTACGACCTGGTCGAGGTGAAGGCACCGACACAAGATGATGGCGTTGTGTACTCGTTGCTCACTGCACCAGTCCGGTTCCGCGGGACCGTTCAGGACCAAGGAGTCGCGGTTGAGTACGAATCGGACGGCAAATGGGTCTCCGATATTTCGACCCAGGGTGTGTGGAGCGTCGTCTCCGACAAGCAGACGGCGTATCTAGAAGTCGCCAACGTCCGCCAGGGCGACCTGCCGAAGACCGGTGGAGCTGGTCTCCAGCTGCCGATCCTGCTTGGTGGTGCACTGATCGCTGCGGGTGCGCTTGTGGGGCGTCGTAGGGTAGCGGCGTAA
- a CDS encoding prealbumin-like fold domain-containing protein, with product MRASKIVAILGAASILATGALMPLADARVVSGNDKNIPANSVDATKPIFLVVKKNEPNPNDDIPAGAKPPAIEGSIFVLSRVKGIDVTTEEGREGAKNLTMEDVRKRGLEDADRATTDAKGRVQFSYLKPGLYLLEEQAPDDDHEYHLSSPQLIILPLGDVSGEHFTYDNIIVTKWDTDPGLSPSPSPTPTPTPGSSTPATSTTPTTPGSTTRTTTPSGSTVTTVTTPVKTTLTTTRPDGSTTVVTTRTSSVTTVTKPADNTRGGDLASTGANVLWAAGLGGLLILIGFVLARRSKNES from the coding sequence ATGCGAGCTTCGAAGATTGTCGCGATTCTTGGCGCGGCGTCCATCCTGGCCACCGGCGCACTCATGCCGCTTGCTGATGCCCGCGTGGTCTCCGGCAACGACAAAAACATCCCCGCCAACAGCGTGGACGCCACCAAGCCGATCTTCCTGGTGGTGAAGAAGAACGAGCCGAACCCTAACGACGACATCCCCGCCGGCGCGAAACCACCAGCCATCGAAGGCTCCATCTTCGTGCTTTCCCGCGTGAAGGGCATCGACGTGACCACGGAGGAAGGCCGCGAGGGCGCCAAGAACCTCACGATGGAGGATGTTCGGAAGCGTGGACTGGAGGACGCCGATAGGGCGACCACTGATGCGAAGGGCCGCGTGCAGTTTAGCTACCTGAAGCCGGGCCTGTACCTGCTCGAGGAGCAGGCGCCTGACGACGACCACGAGTACCACCTCTCCAGCCCGCAGCTGATCATCTTGCCGCTTGGCGACGTGTCGGGTGAGCACTTCACCTACGACAACATCATCGTGACCAAGTGGGACACCGACCCGGGTCTGTCCCCGTCGCCGTCGCCGACGCCAACCCCGACGCCGGGGTCGTCGACACCCGCGACATCGACAACGCCGACCACGCCAGGGAGCACCACGCGGACAACGACACCTTCGGGCAGCACCGTGACCACGGTGACCACTCCGGTCAAGACCACATTGACCACCACCCGACCCGATGGCTCCACCACTGTGGTGACCACGCGAACCAGCTCCGTGACCACAGTGACCAAACCAGCAGATAACACCCGCGGCGGCGACCTGGCCTCCACAGGCGCGAACGTGCTGTGGGCCGCGGGGCTCGGCGGACTGCTCATCCTCATCGGGTTCGTGCTGGCCCGGCGAAGCAAAAACGAATCGTAA
- a CDS encoding class C sortase, protein MTTAVKAKHRKHPAQKSFFQRVALPVLIILVGLTVLMYPVISTQWNNRVQEQVAKMYEDQLEAAPPEQVNRAYEAAVAYNRAHTDGPILDPWLARISEDNAEYKAYEAQLAGVSAMSQIAIPSIDVRLPVFHGTSENTLQKGLGHLYGSALPTGGEGLHSVITGHTGLTTATLFDDLADVEVGDAIYVSTFGERMKYKVYDIEVVLPDETDSLRAEPGRDLLTLITCTPYGINTHRLLVHAERVPMDPDEAQILDESTSTFQWWMWALGGVSLLVLLALIWWIIREKKKSDRKDAMNKEVQS, encoded by the coding sequence GTGACCACAGCAGTGAAGGCGAAGCACCGGAAGCATCCGGCGCAGAAGTCGTTCTTCCAGCGTGTCGCGCTGCCTGTCCTCATCATCCTCGTTGGCCTGACGGTGCTGATGTACCCGGTGATCTCCACCCAGTGGAACAACCGTGTGCAGGAGCAGGTGGCGAAGATGTACGAAGACCAACTCGAGGCGGCACCGCCAGAGCAGGTCAACCGCGCGTACGAGGCGGCGGTCGCGTACAACCGCGCGCATACCGACGGTCCGATTCTGGACCCGTGGCTTGCGCGCATCAGTGAAGACAACGCTGAGTACAAGGCGTATGAGGCGCAGTTGGCGGGGGTGTCGGCGATGTCGCAAATTGCGATCCCGTCTATCGACGTCCGCCTGCCCGTCTTCCACGGCACCAGCGAAAACACCCTGCAAAAGGGGCTCGGCCACCTGTACGGCTCCGCACTGCCGACCGGTGGCGAGGGCCTGCACTCCGTGATCACCGGCCACACGGGGCTCACGACTGCAACGCTTTTCGACGACCTCGCCGACGTCGAAGTCGGCGACGCCATCTACGTCTCCACGTTCGGTGAGCGCATGAAGTACAAGGTCTACGACATCGAGGTCGTGCTCCCGGACGAGACCGACAGCTTGCGCGCCGAGCCCGGCCGTGACCTGCTCACGCTGATCACGTGCACCCCGTACGGCATCAACACGCACCGCCTGCTGGTCCACGCCGAGCGCGTGCCGATGGATCCGGACGAAGCGCAGATTCTCGACGAATCCACGTCCACCTTCCAGTGGTGGATGTGGGCCCTCGGCGGCGTCTCCCTGCTGGTGCTGCTGGCCCTGATCTGGTGGATCATCCGCGAAAAGAAGAAGAGCGACCGCAAGGACGCTATGAACAAGGAGGTTCAGTCCTAA
- a CDS encoding SpaH/EbpB family LPXTG-anchored major pilin: MAIAMKKTAAIAIAAGLTFAGSAGIAAQDALAQDGVEQNSAIGQGADPSTIDPKAARSLTIHKILNVSKTGAPTGNEITEGTPDAEKYTGGEKVADVKFKVEELDFDITTNKGFFAAVEAAKKPASAPLKQGGLSTDVTTGANGSVQVPNVKVAAYRVTELDSPKANVNGEPRLNLHKSDPFVVFVPMTNPKNTAEWNYNVHAYPKNTNTVVTKKLEDENVNVGDTVKYQIKGNIPGATSDKDVQLNSFHVVDYYNKNELTNLRLSETNPVQIEKADGSLETVDTKYYTLTDQEDWTFGDDRDAHYNARRTVQFNEEGLKWLDANYRGAKVVTNWEAEFSPIGDNGDGEIRNTADVPSQTGDSKSTRKPGDVPPPPGDTPEVVTFLAKLQLLKYGDGKKDQPLEGAEFELYTRDLKTGKCNPIKDENKIKIGDVAKWTTNEKGQLTIDGLHITDKVDQQIVNGQPADGGQIRDGYNPADVQNGYCLLETKAPEGYERIPQAFPIEFKLADRVTNEQKVASPLIHAEVNNKPSTKKFLPATGGMGVLVMVLAGLAIIGGGVYAARRNSQSA, translated from the coding sequence ATGGCAATTGCCATGAAGAAGACCGCTGCGATCGCAATCGCCGCAGGCCTGACCTTCGCCGGTTCCGCCGGCATCGCCGCGCAGGACGCGCTGGCTCAGGATGGCGTTGAACAGAACTCCGCTATTGGTCAGGGTGCAGACCCGTCGACCATCGATCCGAAAGCTGCACGCTCGCTTACGATCCACAAGATTCTGAACGTTTCGAAGACCGGTGCACCGACCGGTAATGAGATTACGGAAGGCACTCCGGACGCTGAGAAGTACACCGGCGGCGAGAAAGTGGCCGACGTGAAGTTCAAGGTTGAGGAGCTCGACTTTGATATCACGACGAACAAGGGCTTCTTCGCGGCTGTCGAGGCTGCGAAGAAGCCTGCGTCAGCACCGCTGAAGCAGGGTGGCCTTTCGACGGATGTTACGACGGGTGCAAATGGCTCTGTCCAGGTGCCAAACGTTAAGGTCGCCGCATACCGCGTGACTGAGCTGGATTCCCCGAAGGCAAACGTCAACGGTGAGCCTCGTCTGAACCTGCACAAGTCGGACCCGTTTGTGGTCTTCGTCCCGATGACGAACCCGAAGAACACCGCAGAGTGGAACTACAACGTTCACGCTTACCCGAAGAACACCAACACCGTGGTGACAAAGAAGCTTGAAGACGAGAACGTTAACGTCGGCGACACCGTCAAGTACCAGATCAAGGGCAACATCCCTGGTGCTACCTCTGACAAGGATGTTCAGCTCAACAGCTTCCACGTGGTGGACTACTACAACAAGAACGAGCTGACTAACCTGCGTCTGAGCGAGACCAACCCGGTCCAGATTGAGAAGGCTGACGGCTCCCTCGAGACAGTTGATACGAAGTACTACACCCTTACCGATCAGGAAGATTGGACCTTCGGCGATGACCGCGACGCGCACTACAACGCTCGCCGGACCGTCCAGTTCAACGAAGAGGGCTTGAAGTGGCTCGACGCTAACTACCGTGGTGCGAAGGTTGTCACCAACTGGGAGGCGGAGTTTAGCCCGATCGGTGACAACGGCGACGGCGAGATTCGAAACACTGCCGATGTGCCGTCCCAGACGGGTGACTCGAAGTCGACGCGCAAGCCTGGCGACGTCCCGCCGCCACCGGGAGATACTCCTGAGGTCGTCACCTTCCTGGCGAAGCTGCAGCTCCTGAAGTACGGCGACGGCAAGAAGGATCAACCGCTGGAGGGTGCCGAGTTCGAGCTCTACACCCGCGATCTTAAGACCGGTAAGTGCAACCCGATCAAGGATGAAAACAAGATCAAGATTGGTGATGTTGCCAAGTGGACCACCAACGAGAAGGGCCAGCTCACCATCGATGGTCTCCACATCACCGATAAGGTCGATCAGCAGATTGTGAACGGCCAGCCGGCAGACGGCGGCCAGATCCGCGATGGCTACAACCCTGCGGACGTCCAGAACGGCTACTGCTTGCTTGAGACCAAGGCTCCTGAGGGCTACGAGCGTATCCCGCAGGCATTCCCGATCGAATTCAAGCTGGCTGACCGTGTGACCAACGAGCAGAAGGTCGCTTCGCCGCTCATCCACGCTGAGGTCAACAACAAGCCGTCTACGAAGAAGTTCCTCCCGGCCACCGGTGGCATGGGCGTGCTCGTGATGGTCTTGGCTGGTCTTGCGATCATCGGCGGCGGTGTCTACGCGGCACGTCGTAACTCCCAGTCCGCATAA
- the ppk2 gene encoding polyphosphate kinase 2 gives MADHKDDELPMIDLAQTEGWVVDDTDEDDPVLLMPDGTAIQTWRENYPYDERLSRDEYEHEKRALQIELLKWQNWTKDTGQRHIIIFEGRDAAGKGGTIKRFNEHLNPRGARTVALEKPSPRESTSWYFQRYIEHFPAAGEIVFFDRSWYNRSGVERVMGFCTESQHAEFLREVPMLENMILGSGISLTKFWFSVTQKEQRTRFAIRQVDPVRQWKLSPMDLASLDKWEDYTRAKEEQFRYTDTDESPWITIKSNDKKRARLNAMRYILSKFEYTNKDHDVVGEPDPLIVKRGRDQIGD, from the coding sequence ATGGCTGACCACAAGGATGACGAACTGCCGATGATCGACCTCGCCCAGACCGAAGGCTGGGTTGTGGACGACACCGATGAAGACGATCCGGTGCTGCTGATGCCGGACGGCACTGCGATTCAGACGTGGCGCGAGAATTACCCGTACGATGAGCGTCTCTCCCGCGATGAGTATGAGCATGAGAAGCGCGCGCTCCAGATTGAGCTGCTGAAGTGGCAGAACTGGACGAAGGATACTGGTCAGCGCCACATCATTATTTTCGAGGGCCGCGACGCCGCCGGTAAGGGTGGCACCATCAAGCGCTTTAACGAGCACCTCAACCCCCGTGGTGCTCGTACCGTTGCGTTGGAGAAGCCGTCGCCACGCGAGAGCACGTCGTGGTACTTCCAGCGCTACATCGAGCACTTCCCGGCTGCGGGCGAGATCGTGTTCTTCGACCGTTCCTGGTACAACCGCTCCGGCGTTGAGCGTGTGATGGGTTTCTGCACCGAGTCGCAGCACGCCGAGTTCCTGCGTGAGGTGCCGATGCTGGAGAACATGATCCTCGGCTCCGGCATTTCGCTGACCAAGTTCTGGTTCTCCGTGACCCAGAAGGAGCAGCGCACCCGCTTTGCTATCCGCCAGGTGGACCCGGTGCGTCAGTGGAAGCTGTCGCCGATGGACTTGGCGTCGCTGGATAAGTGGGAGGACTACACCCGTGCGAAGGAGGAGCAGTTCCGCTACACGGATACTGATGAGTCCCCCTGGATCACCATCAAGTCCAACGACAAGAAGCGTGCCCGCCTCAACGCGATGCGCTACATTCTGTCCAAGTTTGAGTACACGAACAAGGACCACGACGTGGTTGGCGAGCCCGACCCGTTGATCGTTAAGCGCGGCCGCGACCAGATCGGCGACTAA